A region of the Ranitomeya imitator isolate aRanImi1 chromosome 5, aRanImi1.pri, whole genome shotgun sequence genome:
ACACAGCCAGGCAGCATCTTGGAGGACAAGTCTCAGAACAatctgagtatatcctagccaacgcctacattttctattttttggctctacatgtcctaatttcttccatttgtttctttctacatgcatcagaatgtcttctttggagtcttcatctgatgaggaattTCAGCCatgtcagtcggaagtggagcatgtcagtgaggtgagtatttgcctcgtcagcttggtaaatattcactgtcacatcgacacgtgacaatttgatttttccttttttttagagcacttctactgaggcacagaccgggcaggagcagcggagtcaagctccggtgggaagacgacagcgggtacgtatacaaggctgactgtcctcattgtaatattcttgaatcttcctttctttccactcatatttctttaattttttcttctggaatccttttgtatgttgactttcctattcatgccatttctcatcatctgttgtctttcttttccttatgtaattgagcaaactttaatgactttctttaatttttaggtttcacaacgggacgatgacgtgATCGACAACAACCTCctaatcaccctggtccaggagcgagccccgttatgggacagccgggatccactgcattctATCAACACCACGCTCCGGCGTTTATGGAATgaagtggcccaagcgatgtgggatggctgggacaacgccccgccacgggtccatagtgcatttggtaagtattgcactgcagtgtgaagcagcagagaccttggccgtgctcacttgactgtgtgtgatgaaagaaactctccggagtttctctcatcacacacaattGTCtatgcacggcaaaaagtccatttcctgaccattatgtgttttttttaacagtggacaaagtaaaaacacgttggcgttcgatgaaggaccgcttcaacaaggacctgcgccaagagagtcgtgttgccagtggctcaggagcaaggatccgaacgtacaagtatcatcgcgttctgtcatttttaagaccggtccttgcccagagaacgtaagtatttatcacatgctttcggttgtattgtattgacataatctgtatttttaaattccacaggattttgcgtctggttattttttggtattaattttctgtttccttttttcacagcacatacagcacgactgtcagcccaggttctggagtggtccttcatccgacagccacggacccgtcccagccatccagcagcgcagcagcaggtgggccttccacactaactggagaccagggagctggtccatcaggtcttccccttttgcagtcctcttccactgccccattTTGTTTGGGCTCATCCCAGCagaggcagagggcttcggacaggtcactcatgcccgagtttttgcacttgagctcggttttacacgaagcaatcaaggctttaggtgaccgaatggatgtttctcataacctcttgaatgcccgtatccaggaggtcaccaaaagccttgatcaagtgaaagccgacctccagaggccagctcatcatttttttaaccaaattgagcagggcatgttggaacacttTACCCctaatctccagctcagtgtgatgcaggcctgcaatgctgcttacgtgcaggctatgcagcagagtcggtatttccagcagacagtggcggcatatccaactgtgccgtcactgtcacgattaacctcaatgccgacctctgctgcataccactgcacggccacctcaattccttccacaggcggactccactacagcgccaacaccatgacgagtgcagttggacatcgcaccgccaccaccgtgacaaccgctgctccggcttggacctcctccactgacaccatgatgcagcaggaccctggcgtggctttttggaccggccccaccacgatgcagcaggaccctggcatgtctttatggaccggccccaccacgatgcagcaggaccctggcagggctttctggaccgcccccaccacgatgcagcaggaccctggcatgcctttacggaccggccccaccacgatgcagcaggaccctggtagggctttccggaccgccaccaccacgacgcagcaggaccctggcatggctttatgtaccgcccccaccacgacgcagcaggaccTTGGCATGGCCGTTCGctcgacaagcgctatggactgtgagacagtgcagccggaccctgacaggtcacctgcCACCACGCCatggcatatgagcccaccaagacgtccccctaccaggcaaacccaaaaaaaaactcagaaaaaaacaaaacaaaaaactcttagtattcctcccccttcacctaccaatgtgtctgtattgtcagttttgtctcacccttccagtgcgtctcaagcctctcatgtgtcaagccccatccccgaacttccagacccatccccgaacttccagacccttctagtttcattgccccttctcctgccacctctgcgtcgtccacggttagccaggcctcagttcttcacacctccggtttacatcactctaccccaagccggtgcagtaaaaaataattttttgactttgttaacaaataaaacaagtttgatttgccacaattatgtttggtttattgtgtctatcgccgccggcaatacacaccgtgcgccaagaaacgtcgccacacactcattttttgggccacaacatatctccagtatgaagagaaaatggtggaaatacagtgcagtcctctactgaacaggtcaggtgtcaaaaaaatcattagttatgacacctgacctgttgagtagacaactgccttgtataaccaccattttctcttctttatacaagattacacacaaattgagggcacaatggttgtcacacgctacatatctatgctcacctgcccaggtgtcagaaatagtgaattcgtgagcctgtatatgtttatcatgaattcattatttctgacacctgacttgatgagtatagatagcgtgacagtgattgtctctccattttgtgtccaatggatacatgagaagacaatcctgatgcaatgacgtcaacaagcttaccaataaagcaacatggctgccattattagcagtatgtggccagtgttttatatcagtatttgtaaaccaaaacaaggagtggaacaattagaggtaaattatgataacataataactagcacctctgcctgtatcacccactcctggttttggattacaaaaaatattaaatacagatcaaatactgccagtttttggacaaccttggtttggagaggaaaaagataggagacacggtcaacacaaccaacactaaagtttatgtgaaatattattttcattgtagaaaattactggtacagataaagttacaacaggacatttacacaacattgtcctgccatgacacccggccaatatctgaatcaaaaaaggcagcaaattggtcccgcatgagaccaacggctgcagttgaccgcagcgggtgatgctggaaatcaggcagtgggtgtgcaactggttcatccagttcaatgttgggtcgctccttagtcattatgtaatttgtttccacttttagatttatggctgatgcaagaatgcgccatttagcgaccagaatgccaaaggtacactctactgttcatcgggccctggtcagtctg
Encoded here:
- the LOC138680601 gene encoding uncharacterized protein, with the translated sequence MWDGWDNAPPRVHSAFVDKVKTRWRSMKDRFNKDLRQESRVASGSGARIRTYKYHRVLSFLRPVLAQRTTYSTTVSPGSGVVLHPTATDPSQPSSSAAAGGPSTLTGDQGAGPSGLPLLQSSSTAPFCLGSSQQRQRASDRSLMPEFLHLSSVLHEAIKALGDRMDVSHNLLNARIQEVTKSLDQVKADLQRPAHHFFNQIEQGMLEHFTPNLQLSVMQACNAAYVQAMQQSRYFQQTVAAYPTVPSLSRLTSMPTSAAYHCTATSIPSTGGLHYSANTMTSAVGHRTATTVTTAAPAWTSSTDTMMQQDPGVAFWTGPTTMQQDPGMSLWTGPTTMQQDPGRAFWTAPTTMQQDPGMPLRTGPTTMQQDPGRAFRTATTTTQQDPGMALCTAPTTTQQDLGMAVRSTSAMDCETVQPDPDRSPATTPWHMSPPRRPPTRQTQKKTQKKTKQKTLSIPPPSPTNVSVLSVLSHPSSASQASHVSSPIPELPDPSPNFQTLLVSLPLLLPPLRRPRLARPQFFTPPVYITLPQAGAVKNNFLTLLTNKTSLICHNYVWFIVSIAAGNTHRAPRNVATHSFFGPQHISSMKRKWWKYSAVLY